GTTAATGCTGATTGTGATAAACGCAGGGGCAGTTATGTTGCGCCGCCGCTTTGAACGCCGCTGGTAGAGAGGGCGCAAAAATGAATGATATGAGAATGATGGAGAGAGTCGTGAGTGATCAAAAAACCAAGATTTCTGCGGCAAATGTGCAGGTCTATTACGGAGAGACTCAAGCGCTTAAGGACGTAAACGTCGAGATCTCTGCCCAAACCGTTACGGCCTTTATTGGACCGTCGGGGTGTGGAAAATCCACCTTCCTGCGCTGTTTGAACCGCATGAACGACACGATTGATATTTGTCGGGTGGAAGGCAAAATCTTGCTGGACAATGAAGACATCTATGACGCAAAAGTGGACCCCGTTCAGTTGCGGGCCAAGGTCGGCATGGTGTTTCAAAAGCCAAATCCCTTCCCGAAATCGATCTATGACAATGTGGCCTATGGCCCGAAAATTCACGGGATGGCCGCGAACAAAACCGAGCTTGACCAGATTGTCGAAGACAGCCTGCGCAAAGCCGCGCTTTGGGAAGAGGTCAAAGACCGTCTTCTCGCCCCCGGAACGGGCCTTTCGGGCGGCCAGCAACAACGTTTGTGCATCGCCCGCGCCATCGCGACCAGCCCAGAAGTGCTCCTGATGGACGAACCTTGTTCGGCGCTTGATCCCATTGCAACCGCGCAGGTTGAGGAACTCATCGACGAATTGCGCTCCAATTTTTCTGTGGTTATCGTGACGCACTCCATGCAACAAGCCGCCCGTGTGAGCCAGAAAACAGCGTTTTTCCACCTTGGAAACCTCGTTGAATTTGGCGCGACTGACAGTATTTTCACCAACCCCGTTGATCCCCGTACGGAGGCCTATATTTCGGGCCGGATCGGTTAGGAGACCCCCCATGCAAGAACAACACATCGTATCCTCGTTCGACCGTGATCTTGAAAGCATTCAAGCACTTATCATGAAAATGGGCGGCCTTGTTGAGGTGGCCATTTCCGATGCAACCAGAGCATTGGAAGACCGTGACGAGGAGCTCGCACAGCAAGTGCGACACCGCGATAAAGCCATTGACGCCCTCGAAGATCAGGTAAATTCCGAAGCGGCGCGTGTAATTGCGTTGCGCTCGCCCACGGCAACGGACCTGCGCACGGTTCTGACAGTGATGAAACTCGCGGGGAACCTTGAGCGGGTCGGGGACTATGCCAAAAACCTTGGAAAACGTACGTCGTCCCTCGTTCAAATGCCCGATATTGACGGCGCATCCGGCGCAATCCGGCGCATGGGGCGTGAAGTGGAACACATGCTGCGCGATGCTTTGGATGCCTTCGTTCAGCGCGACGTCGCAATGGCCGAAGATGTGCGGCGCCGCGATCAAGAAGTTGACCAAATGTACAACGCTCTGTTTCGCGAATTCCTCACCTTCATGATGGAAGACCCGCGCAATATCACCGCCTGCATGCACCTGCATTTTATTGCCAAAAACATCGAGCGCATGGGCGACCACACCACGTCAATTGCGGAACAAGTCATCTATCTTGTGACGGGTGAATTGCCGGCAGAAGAGCGTACCAAAGGATTGATGCCATCCTATAGCGTTGATTTGTAAAGGATAAACAGAATGTCCGCAGACAAACCCTCCATCCTCGTTGTCGAAGATGAACCAGCACAGCGCGAGGTCCTCGTGTATAACCTCGAAGCCGAAGGTTACGAAGTCTTTAAGGCCGTAAACGGGGAAGAAGCGCTCCTGATGGTACGCGAAGAAAATCCCGATTTGGTGCTGCTTGATTGGATGTTGCCGAATGTGTCTGGCATTGAAATTTGCCGCCGTCTTAAGGCGCGAGCCGAAACCCGTGATGTGCCCGTCATTATGCTTTCTGCGCGCAGCGAAGAAGTTGACCGTGTGCGGGGATTGGAAAATGGCGCCGATGATTACGTTGTGAAACCCTATTCGGTGGCCGAACTGATGGCCCGCGTGCGCAACAATCTGCGGCGCACACGCCCCGCCGCAGTTGGGCAAACGCTAGAGTTTGAAAACGTTGTGCTCAATAGTGAAAGCCACAAGGTTTTCCGCGCCGGTCAAGAGTTGAAGCTTGGTCCGACAGAGTTTCGCTTGTTGGTGACCTTCATGGAAAAACCGGGTCGGGTTTACAGCCGCGAGCAGCTTTTGGATCGGGTTTGGGGGCGCGATATCTATGTTGATACGCGCACGGTTGACGTTCATATTGGGCGCCTGCGCAAGGCATTGAGCATCAAAGGTTCGGAAGATTTAATCCGAACCGTGCGCGGTGCAGGCTATGCATTGGGATAACGCATTAGGGCAGGGCGCTTAAGGAGCGGCCTGCGTTAACACTGCTTTCGCAAGGCTGGTAAGGGGAAGCTCGCGTTCAACGGCCCCGATAGACTTCGCAACTTTAGGCATTCCATAAACCACACAACTTTCTTGATCTTGGCCATAGGTACGCGATCCGGTCTGCCGCATTTCGAGCAGACCATCAGCGCCATCCTGCCCCATGCCTGTCAAAATAACTCCCGTTGCGCGTTTGCCAATATTTGTAGCCAGAGAGCGGAAAAGCACGTCCACGGAGGGGCGATGCCGTGACACAAGGCCACCTTCATTCAAAGAAACGATCATTTCCTTTGAATTCACAGGGTTGTACATAATTTCCATGTGATGAGACCCAGGCGCGAGGAGGGCGAGGCCGTTTCGCAGAACGTCTCCCTGCTTGGCTTCACGCACGTCCATGGGGGCGTATTTGTTGAGGCGCTTCGCAAATGGCCCTGTAAAAACCTCGGGCATATGTTGCACAATGACAATCGGCGGGCAATTGGACGGCATCCCTCCTAAAAGTGTTTTAAGTGCCTCTGGGCCACCTGTCGAGGACCCGATGCCAAGGACCGATAGAGAGTTTTCAACACGTTTTACTTCAATTGGATCAAGCGCGTAGCTTTTAATGATGCTCGGGCTTTGAGCTATATTTAGAGATCTTATTTGCAACTTTGCCAATGCTGCTCCGCGCACGGTGTCACATATCTGCATTTGTAAATCGGCCGCGTGACGCCCATTGCCCACCAATCCTTTTTCAATCACCCCCACAGCACCCATTTCTAAGGCTTGCATCAGTAAATCGGATCCTTTTGTGACAATTGTTGAACACATCACGACGGGAATCGGCCGGTGGGCCATCAGGCGGCGCAGAAACTCAAGACCGTCCATTTTTGGCATTTCAACATCCAAAGTAATGACGTCTGGCTGTAAACTATCAACCATTTGTTTGGCCTCGAAGGCATCCTTCGCACAACCAACCACCTCAAGGCGTCTGTCTTTTGATAGGATCATTTCAATTGCTTTGCGAAAAAAGGCGCTGTCATCAACAATTAGGACTCGGTATTTGGGAAGGGAAATATTCATTTTATCTATTCTTTTATAAAAATTGCTGGCCCAACACGCCTGGTACCAATGGTTTCAATCGAAAGAACTTCAGTGTGTCCAATCATCAGTATTCCGCCGGGACGTAGGCGTGAAAGTACGTGGTTAAAAACGCGCTGCTGGTCGTCCTTGTTGAAATATAACAAGACGTTACGCAGGAGAGATAGATCAAATTGTAGTGTGCTAAACAACGGCGGAGTCAATAAATTATGCGCAACGAAACTGGCGGACTCCAGAAGTGGCGAAGCAATACGAAACCTTTGGTTTTCTATGCTATTCCGTTGCAAATATTTTGACCGATACTGTATCGGAAGGCCGCTGATTTCCTCCGCACTGAAAATTGCGGCTCTTGCGCGCGCGAGAATGGTCTTGGAAATATCAGTTCCAACGAGGTTTGCACAATAAGGAACGCCCGCATCCTCCTGAAACTGCGCGATTTCTATTGCTGTACTCCAAAGTTCGGATCCCAACGAGCACGCGGCACTCCAAACATTGAGACAAGAGGCGGGTTTACCATCGGTGAGCCCGTTTAGTCCCCCATTCCGGAGCCATTTAAAATGTCCCGGTTCGCGGAAAAAGTCCGTGGTATGCGTTACGAGGCTCTCCATTAACGCGTGCTCTTCAACTTGATCGTCCTGAACGCGTCTGATGTAACCTTCAAAACTTTCGTCCCGATAAACACGCATCCGTCTGCGCACGCGCAGCGTTAGGAAGTCAACTTGATCAGGCGTGATCCGGTTTCCAGACAAGCGTTCGGCAATCTCGATAAAGATTGCGGCGTGCTTCTGGGACAGCGGTGTTTGCGCAAAGCTGCGCCTTTGTACAACATTCATTCTTAGGTCCAGCAATTAGGTTACGTCCGTACTCGCGGCGTGCAGCTTGGTGGCCTTAGGAGTGAACGAATTTCGCAAACGATTGGTAAATGGCCATTTCCTTTATTGTCTCAATTTTGCATATTTTTTAAGGGATGTGGCATCGCCTTGATTAAATTGACCTAATTCGGCGGGTGAGCATTATGAAAAGGAAAACTCATTGTCGCAGTCAAGTTGAGTCGTCCGGTTTTTTATAGCGCGTCCGCAGCTTTCCTGCGGTGTGAGCGATGCTTGAAGTGCGACTCTTGTTAGGCCGTAGGGTAGGGGCTTCATCGCATTTCTTCCAACATCTTTTCGCGGAAGACTTCAGCTGGTGTCTTCCAGCCGAGGCATTTGCGGGGTGTGCTATTCAGGCGGTCACTGATTTCTTTGATGTCGTGATCCGTCAATCTTCGGATGTCCCGTTTGCGGGGCAACCAACGTCTAGCCCTTCGATTAGTGTTCTCGACGGTGCCTTTCTGCCACGGTGAAGAGGGGTCACAGAACCAGGTCAGCGTGCCAATTTCAGCTTGCAGATGTGGCCATGAAACAAACTCAGTGCCACGATCAAAAGTAATGGATCTGCGCGCTACATGGGGCAAGTCTTTGATTGCCTTCATGATTTTCCCCATGACCGGCTTAGTGCGCCTATTTGGGTTCTTTAAGATCAGTGTGAAGCGGCTCACGCGTTCAACTAGAGTTGTGACATTTGTCTGTCCAAGCGTTTGTTTGAACAACATTAAATCTGCCTCCCAGTGGCCAAACTGACGCCGGTGAGCAACATCATCCGGCCTGAACAAGATACTGACATCGCGATGGAACTTAGGTGGCTGGCGTTTGCGCGCACGGCGTGGTTTTCGCGACATGCGATGCGTCGGCAGATACCACCACAATTCTTGGTTCATGCCGTCTTTGGAATAGATGTAGCGGTAAATCGTTTCCTGACAGACCCTTAGCGGCGCTTTCTCGAGGATCATCCGATTGCCAATTTGCTCGGGTGTCCAACCGTTCTTAAGCTGTCTAATTACGCTGTCGCACAAGCTCGGATGTTTAATTAGCTTGCGCTGCCTTGCGCGCCTATCTGCCGTCTTCGTATGAGCCGCTTCACCATAGTATCCAGCGTATTTGGGCAAGCTTTCATCTGAGAAGTGATTGCGTCTCAATTCTCTGTAAATTGTTGATCGACAACGCTTCAGCACACGCGCCATCTCATCAACAGGGACTTTTGTGTGCTTCCAGCGTTCAATTCTGCGGCGCTCTGTGATACTAAGCTGTGTATAAGTCGTTCCCATACCGATTCCTCCTGTCAGATAACATACTGTTTTCTAACAAGAGTCGCAGTTGGAGGTAGCGCGCACCCGGCCACATCCACAAAGCGCATAATTGGTATTATGTTAAATAAGCATGCGATCTAATGCGCTCCGTTTTAATAAAACGTGTCTTTCATGTTAGAAGCGCCTACCATGTAATTGCAACTCGACCAAACCAAACAGATAGCCGACAATTGATTGGGGTTCTTTCAATTTCTCAATATAAGTTTCATTATGGGACTGAAAAAAAGGTTTGTAACTATGACATCTATTCTAATTCTTAACGGACCGAACCTAAATCTTCTGGGCACCCGCCAGCCAGAAGTCTACGGAAGTGAAACGCTCTCGGACGTTGAGAAAATGTGTAAAACCCACGGGCAAGCGCTTGATATCGATATCTCGTGCCTTCAATCCAACCATGAAGGTGCCCTTATTGATGCGCTCCATGCCGCCAAATCCAAATTTAAAGGCGTTGTATTGAACGCTGGCGCTTACACCCACACATCCGTCGCCCTTATGGATGCCATCGCATCGGTTAGCCTGCCCGTGATCGAAGTGCATCTGTCAAACATTCACGCCCGTGAAACATTTCGGCATAAATCCTTCATTGCCCCTGTGGCGTTGGGCCAGATTTGCGGTTTTGGCTCTCACGGATACATCCTTGCGATTGATGCTCTTGTTAAGCATTTGGCGGGTTCTACTGCATGAATTCTTATCTCGAAAGTCTCATAGAAGCCCAAACACTTGATGACCTTTGGGAGCTCCATGTCGCCCGAATTTCCGAATTTGGCTTTGGGAGAATGTTGTATGGATTTACGCGCGTTTGGGGCGATAACCGATTTGGCAATCCAGATGACATAGTGGTTTTGAGCAACCACCCCGAAGCCTACACCAACGGGTTTATTTTCGAGGAGCACTATGCTCGCTCGCCGATCGCGCAATGGGCTTTGCAACATTCCGGCCCAATCAGTTGGAGTCGTGCCCAAATCCCGACCGGCCAAAGTCCTTTGACGAAGGAACAGCAAGAAGCCCTTGATTTCAATAAAGAACATAACATTTTTGCGGGATATACGATTAGCTTTCCGAGCGACCGTTCTCGTGAAAAATCCGCTATGATTTTGACGGCGGACGTGGGCGTAACACAGGAAGAAGTTGACGCACTTTGGGAGACGCATGGCCGCACTATCAATGCGCTTTGTACCATTTTTCACCTAAAGGCCCAAAGCCTGCCGCACAGCTATTCGCGCAATCTGTTGACCAAAAGACAAAGAGAAGTTTTGGAATGGGTCGGCGACGGGAAAACCACGCAAGACATTGCAACCATCATGGGTCTCAAGCCTGAGACTATAGAAAAACACCTCCGTTTAGCTCGTGAAGCGCTTGAGGTAGAAACAACAACACAGGCTGTTTTGAAAGCATCTTTTCAAAAGCAGATTTTTGTTGTACCAAACTAACATGTCTTAAAGTTAGATTAGTATGGTTTTCCATACTTTAAAACAGTCGCCAAACAGGCGATTAATGGTTTGTTCCGTGAGTGAAGTCTTTTTTGGCTAGGAGCAATTGGTCGGTCATACCTGCAATTACAGGATATGACCGACTATCTCGGGAAACCGAATTGCATGTCTTTGAGCGTATAGTCCGCAAAGAGTAGCTGCGACGTGCCTGGTTCTATCCCCAATTGGGCCAGTCTTGACGGAAAGAACAGTGTGGTCCTGCCCGGACTTGCACTGTTTTTTTGTTTCTAACACCCAGCCCTGTGTGAAACTACAACGCAAAACGCCGACCCACATTTGGACCGGCGCTTCAAACTTTAGTGGGGACGCCCCCTGCCCTAGACCTTAGCCTTTGACCGTTTTCATAACTTCTGCTGCGAAATCTTCTTCGACTTTTTCGATGCCTTCGCCAACAGCGAGACGTACAAAGCCAAGGATTTCAACGCCAGCTTCTTTTGCTGCGGCTTCAACAGTGAGGTCTGGATTCACAACGAAGCTTTGACCCAAGAGTGTAACTTCACCCATGAATTTCGCCATCCGGCCAACGATCATCTTTTCGATCACTTGCTCAGGCTTGCCACTTTCGCGGGCTTGCTCGACCAAAATCGCTTTTTCGCGTGCAACGAAGGCTGGGTCTAGATCAGCTTCGCCCAAAGATGCGGGGCTTGCGGCCGCTACGTGCATAGCAACCTGCTTGCCGAACGCTTCATTCTCGCCGCTCAACGCAACCAAAACACCGATGCTGCCCATGTTCGGGGCTGCAGCGTTATGGACGTAGGACACGACAGATGCGCCTTCAACAACAGACATGCGACGCACGTTCATGTTTTCGCCAATGGTCGCGACTTTGTCTTGGACAACTTCGCTGACGGGTTTGCCGTTCAATTCGGCCGCATTCAACGCATCAACGTCATTTACAGTCAGGGCAACAGTCGCAATGCTCGCAACCATTGCTTGGAAGTCTGCGTTTTTGGAAACGAAATCTGTCTCAGAGTTCACTTCGACAGCAACGCCTTTGCCACCGGAAACTGCGACGACAACAAGGCCCTCAGCAGCCGTACGGCCAGATTTCTTTGCAGCTTTCGCCAAACCTTTGGTGCGAAGCCAATCAACAGCGGCCTCCATAGCACCATCTGTTTCGACGAGCGCTTTTTTCGCGTCCATCATGCCTGCGCCCGTGGAGTCGCGCAGCTCTTTAACCATTGCAGCAGTGATCGCCATATCGGCTCTCCTAAAAAATGTGTTATATAGGAGAACGCGCCAGAAATATGGCGCGTTCTATGTCAATTCAATGACAGTTGAAAAGAAAGTCTGCGGGCTTACGCCTCAACAGCAACTTCCTCAACGAGAGCTTCTTCCAACTCGCCCAAATCAACGCCAGCAGCGCCCATTTGTGCTGTCATACCGTCCAAAGCTGCGCGCGCAACAAGGTCAGTATAAAGCGCGATAGCGCGTGCCGCGTCATCGTTGCCTGGAATGATATAGTCGATACCGTCTGGTGAGCAGTTGGAGTCAACGATCGCAACAACTGGGATACCCAATTTGTTTGCTTCCGCGATGGCCAATTGCTCTTTGTTGACGTCGATAACGAAAAGCAGATCAGGAACACCGCCCATTTCGCGGATCCCACCAAGGCTTGCTTGGAGTTTGCCTTGCTGACGTTCCATGCCAAGACGCTCTTTTTTGGTGAGGCCTTCGCCGCCATTTTCGAGTTTCTCGTCAAAGGTTTTCAGACGGCTGATTGACGCGGACACTGTTTTCCAGTTTGTCAGCGTGCCACCAAGCCAGCGGTGATTCATGAAGTATTGCGCACATTTTTCTGCAGCTTCAGCAACAGGCTTTTGAGCCTGACGTTTTGTGCCAACAAAAAGAACACGACCGCCTTTAGCAGTAGTATCGCGCACAACTTGAAGCGCCTGGTCCAACATAGGAACAGTTTGCGTCAGGTCGAGAATGTGAATGCCGTTACGCGCACCATAGATGTAGGGACCCATCCGTGGGTTCCAACGAGGAGTTTGGTGGCCAAAGTGAACGCCAGCTTCAAGAAGCTGCCGCATGGTAAAATCAGGTAGCGCCATGCTATAAATCCTTTCCGGTTTATCCTGAGCGAAACCATTGAGGGCGTGTGCCCAACCGGTGGACTGTACGGGATTTCTCCCCGCACGGCCCTAGTTTCGCCTGTGAAGTAGCGCGCATTTAGCCCACCTTTCCTGAGTCTGCAAGTCCCCGAGGCCTATTTTCCCGTTTTAAGCAGGTGGATGCGCAAAATAAGCGAGAATTACGCCGAATAGGTCTATTCAACACGTCTTGCACTTTTATCGTCTTCACGCGACAAAGTGTTATGAACGCACCTTCCAAAACACCCGAAATTCTTACGATTGGTTCCGTCCTTTGGGATGTGATCGGCCGCGCGGCCTCGCATATGCGTATGGGCTCGGACGTTCCGGGCCGCATTACGCGCCTTCCGGGCGGGGTTGCGATGAATATCGCCATGACCCTAACACGGTTTGGCCAAACACCCGCGCTCCTTACGGCCATTGGCGAAGACAGCCAAGGGAGCGAACTTATGGAATCTGCGCGTCAACTCGGGATCAATACCGACTATGTCTATCGCTCCGCCGACCTGCCCACAGACCGCTATATGGCGATTGAGGGGGCGAACGGGTTGATCGCAGCCATTGCCGACGCACATTCGCTCGAAGCGGCGGGGGACAAAATTCTGCGGCCTTTAAGCGACGGGCGTTTGGGCAGCATGGAGTCTCCTTATACAGGCTCCATTGCACTTGATGGTAACCTCACGCGCACCTTGCTTGAAAATATCGCCACCAGCGCGCTTTTTGCTCAAGCGGACCTGCGCGTTGCTCCCGCCAGCCCGGGTAAGGCCGATCGCCTACACCCGTTCCTCAACCATACCCGCGCCACTCTCTATGTGAACCTCGAAGAAGCGGGGCTTTTGTGCCAACACAGCTTTGATACCGCCGAACTTGCCGCCAAGGGCTTGCTTGCGCGCGGTGCGCGTCGGGTTTTGGTAACCGATGGTGGCAAACAGGCCTGTGATGGCAGCGCCGAGGGTCTGGTGACGGCCTGCCCGCCCGAAGTCCTCGTGACGCGGGTGACGGGCGCGGGCGATACCTTTATGGCCGCCCATATCGTGCGCGAATCCCGTGGTGCCCCGCGGGAGGACGCGCTAAAAGCCGCTCTTCAAGCTGCCGCAATTTATGTTTCCGGAGGAACACCCCTATGAGCCTACCTATTGTCCTTGCCCCCGATGTTGCCGCCGCCCGCAAAGCCGGTGCGCCAATTGTTGCGTTGGAAAGCACGATTATCACCCACGGGATGCCCTATCCGCAAAACATCGAAACCGCGCGTCTGGTTGAGGATTGTGTCCGCGAAAACGGTGCAACCCCCGCGACAATCGCGGTGATGAACGGCAAGCTGCATATCGGCCTAACCGACGCGGAACTCACCGAATTGGCCACCGCCAAGAACGTCGCCAAAGTCTCGCGCGCGGATATAGCGGTGGTGCTTGCGAATGGCGGTTATGGCGCAACGACGGTTGCCGCCACGATGATCGCCGCCAACCTCGCGGGCATCAGCGTTTTCGCAACTGGCGGCATCGGTGGTGTCCACAAGGGCGCGGAATTGACCTTTGATATCTCCGCTGACCTTCGAGAATTGTCCGAAACGGCCGTAACCGTGGTTGCCGCGGGGGCCAAGGCCATTCTTGATCTTGAGAAAACCTACGAAGTGCTTGAAACCCTTGGTGTTCCTGTGATCGCCGTCGGTCAAGATACCCTGCCCGCGTTCTGGTCCAGAACCTCGCATATGACAGCGCCCCTGCGGATGGATTCCGCCGCCGAAATCGCCCGCGCCCAGAAAATGCGCACTTTGATGGGCCTTCCGGGGGGCAGTTGATCGCCAATCCCATCCCCGCAGAATCCGAAATCGCCGCCGAGGTTTTGGCGCCCGTAATCGCGCAAGCACTTGCTGAGGCCAATGAACAAGGCATTTCCGCCAAAGAAGTTACCCCGTTCCTTTTGGGCCGCATCTTTGAGTTGACGGAGGGCAAGTCGCTTGTGGCAAATATCGCGCTTGTGCTCAACAATGCGCGCCTTGCGGCTGAAATATCTGTTGAAATGGCGAAAACTTAGGCACTTCGTATTTAGAACTGAAAACCAACACTTTTGCAGCGGGCCTCTCTTGTGAGAGGGCCTGCGAGGCTTTACATATTGCCTAAACAAAGGACATGCGTCGATGCAAGACCAAGATCACGATCCGGCGGGCAAGCCGCGCAAACGCGGTGCATTTGCCAGAACGCGCGCTAACTTCCTGACCGGAGTGGTCGTGGTTGCCCCAATCGCCGTAACACTTTGGTTGATCTGGACGGTTATCGGATGGATCGATGGCTGGGTTTTGCCTTTTGTTCCAAATAGTTGGGTGCCTGACTTCAACCTCGGCAATTATGTCAACTGGAATGCACCAGCGCTTGATCAGCCCTATCCCACGGGCGAAAATACTAAGTTCCCGGGCTTTGGCGTCGTCATTTTCTTAGTCTTTACGGTCGTTGTTGGATGGCTAACCAAAGGCTTGTTGGGGCGCACGCTTTTACACTGGGGCGAGCGGATCGTTGATCGTATGCCCGTGGTAAGGTCGGTCTATAACGGTTTGAAACAAATAGCAGAAACGGTTTTTGCCCAAACCGATACCAGCTTTGAACATTCCTGTCTTATTGAGTATCCCCGCAAGGGTATCTGGGCGATTGGCTTTATCTCGACCCAAGCCAAAGGCGAAATTCGCGCCCGCGTTCCCGACCAAGATTCTGTTACGTCGGTTTTCCTTCCGACCACGCCAAACCCGACATCGGGCTATTTGTTATTCGTGCCAACGGCCGATGTGATTGTTTTGGACATGACGGTTGAGGATGCGGCGAAACTTGTGATCTCGGCAGGGCTTGTGTACCCGAGCGACACGGCAAAGCAGCTCGCTAAGGCAAAGAAATCCGACGCCCCTGTTCAGGCTGAATTAAAAGACTAAAGCGCCGTCCAACCGCCGTCGATGCTCAACGTGGTGCCCGTCATCTGGCTTGCGGCATCCGAACAGAGGAACACGGCGGTGACGCCAATCTGTTCGGTCGTGGCAAACTCACCACTAGGTTGACGCGCCAACATGACATCCTGAATGACCGTTTCGCGATCCATATTATGGGTGGCCATTTGATCGGGAATTTGCGCTTCGATGATCGGGGTTAGCACATACCCGGGACAAATCGCATTACAGGTGATCTGTTCGCGCGCGGTCTCAAGCCCTGTGGTCTTGGTCAAGCCAACAACTCCGTGTTTCGCCGCGACGTAGGCCGATTTATACGGCGAGGCCGTTAACCCATGCGCCGAAGCGATGTTAATTATGCGTCCCCACCCTGCGGCCCGCATGATCGGTAAGGCCATTGCAGTGGTGTGAAAAGCCGAGCTGAGATTGATCGCGATGATCGCGTCCCACTTATCCATCGGGAAAGTATCAATCGAGGCGACATGCTGAATACCCGCGTTATTCACGAGAATATCG
This Falsihalocynthiibacter arcticus DNA region includes the following protein-coding sequences:
- the pstB gene encoding phosphate ABC transporter ATP-binding protein PstB yields the protein MNDMRMMERVVSDQKTKISAANVQVYYGETQALKDVNVEISAQTVTAFIGPSGCGKSTFLRCLNRMNDTIDICRVEGKILLDNEDIYDAKVDPVQLRAKVGMVFQKPNPFPKSIYDNVAYGPKIHGMAANKTELDQIVEDSLRKAALWEEVKDRLLAPGTGLSGGQQQRLCIARAIATSPEVLLMDEPCSALDPIATAQVEELIDELRSNFSVVIVTHSMQQAARVSQKTAFFHLGNLVEFGATDSIFTNPVDPRTEAYISGRIG
- the phoU gene encoding phosphate signaling complex protein PhoU, with protein sequence MQEQHIVSSFDRDLESIQALIMKMGGLVEVAISDATRALEDRDEELAQQVRHRDKAIDALEDQVNSEAARVIALRSPTATDLRTVLTVMKLAGNLERVGDYAKNLGKRTSSLVQMPDIDGASGAIRRMGREVEHMLRDALDAFVQRDVAMAEDVRRRDQEVDQMYNALFREFLTFMMEDPRNITACMHLHFIAKNIERMGDHTTSIAEQVIYLVTGELPAEERTKGLMPSYSVDL
- the phoB gene encoding phosphate regulon transcriptional regulator PhoB; the protein is MSADKPSILVVEDEPAQREVLVYNLEAEGYEVFKAVNGEEALLMVREENPDLVLLDWMLPNVSGIEICRRLKARAETRDVPVIMLSARSEEVDRVRGLENGADDYVVKPYSVAELMARVRNNLRRTRPAAVGQTLEFENVVLNSESHKVFRAGQELKLGPTEFRLLVTFMEKPGRVYSREQLLDRVWGRDIYVDTRTVDVHIGRLRKALSIKGSEDLIRTVRGAGYALG
- a CDS encoding protein-glutamate methylesterase/protein-glutamine glutaminase, which codes for MNISLPKYRVLIVDDSAFFRKAIEMILSKDRRLEVVGCAKDAFEAKQMVDSLQPDVITLDVEMPKMDGLEFLRRLMAHRPIPVVMCSTIVTKGSDLLMQALEMGAVGVIEKGLVGNGRHAADLQMQICDTVRGAALAKLQIRSLNIAQSPSIIKSYALDPIEVKRVENSLSVLGIGSSTGGPEALKTLLGGMPSNCPPIVIVQHMPEVFTGPFAKRLNKYAPMDVREAKQGDVLRNGLALLAPGSHHMEIMYNPVNSKEMIVSLNEGGLVSRHRPSVDVLFRSLATNIGKRATGVILTGMGQDGADGLLEMRQTGSRTYGQDQESCVVYGMPKVAKSIGAVERELPLTSLAKAVLTQAAP
- a CDS encoding CheR family methyltransferase, which produces MNVVQRRSFAQTPLSQKHAAIFIEIAERLSGNRITPDQVDFLTLRVRRRMRVYRDESFEGYIRRVQDDQVEEHALMESLVTHTTDFFREPGHFKWLRNGGLNGLTDGKPASCLNVWSAACSLGSELWSTAIEIAQFQEDAGVPYCANLVGTDISKTILARARAAIFSAEEISGLPIQYRSKYLQRNSIENQRFRIASPLLESASFVAHNLLTPPLFSTLQFDLSLLRNVLLYFNKDDQQRVFNHVLSRLRPGGILMIGHTEVLSIETIGTRRVGPAIFIKE
- a CDS encoding IS30 family transposase produces the protein MGTTYTQLSITERRRIERWKHTKVPVDEMARVLKRCRSTIYRELRRNHFSDESLPKYAGYYGEAAHTKTADRRARQRKLIKHPSLCDSVIRQLKNGWTPEQIGNRMILEKAPLRVCQETIYRYIYSKDGMNQELWWYLPTHRMSRKPRRARKRQPPKFHRDVSILFRPDDVAHRRQFGHWEADLMLFKQTLGQTNVTTLVERVSRFTLILKNPNRRTKPVMGKIMKAIKDLPHVARRSITFDRGTEFVSWPHLQAEIGTLTWFCDPSSPWQKGTVENTNRRARRWLPRKRDIRRLTDHDIKEISDRLNSTPRKCLGWKTPAEVFREKMLEEMR
- the aroQ gene encoding type II 3-dehydroquinate dehydratase, whose protein sequence is MTSILILNGPNLNLLGTRQPEVYGSETLSDVEKMCKTHGQALDIDISCLQSNHEGALIDALHAAKSKFKGVVLNAGAYTHTSVALMDAIASVSLPVIEVHLSNIHARETFRHKSFIAPVALGQICGFGSHGYILAIDALVKHLAGSTA
- a CDS encoding LuxR family transcriptional regulator yields the protein MNSYLESLIEAQTLDDLWELHVARISEFGFGRMLYGFTRVWGDNRFGNPDDIVVLSNHPEAYTNGFIFEEHYARSPIAQWALQHSGPISWSRAQIPTGQSPLTKEQQEALDFNKEHNIFAGYTISFPSDRSREKSAMILTADVGVTQEEVDALWETHGRTINALCTIFHLKAQSLPHSYSRNLLTKRQREVLEWVGDGKTTQDIATIMGLKPETIEKHLRLAREALEVETTTQAVLKASFQKQIFVVPN
- the tsf gene encoding translation elongation factor Ts, which produces MAITAAMVKELRDSTGAGMMDAKKALVETDGAMEAAVDWLRTKGLAKAAKKSGRTAAEGLVVVAVSGGKGVAVEVNSETDFVSKNADFQAMVASIATVALTVNDVDALNAAELNGKPVSEVVQDKVATIGENMNVRRMSVVEGASVVSYVHNAAAPNMGSIGVLVALSGENEAFGKQVAMHVAAASPASLGEADLDPAFVAREKAILVEQARESGKPEQVIEKMIVGRMAKFMGEVTLLGQSFVVNPDLTVEAAAKEAGVEILGFVRLAVGEGIEKVEEDFAAEVMKTVKG
- the rpsB gene encoding 30S ribosomal protein S2 encodes the protein MALPDFTMRQLLEAGVHFGHQTPRWNPRMGPYIYGARNGIHILDLTQTVPMLDQALQVVRDTTAKGGRVLFVGTKRQAQKPVAEAAEKCAQYFMNHRWLGGTLTNWKTVSASISRLKTFDEKLENGGEGLTKKERLGMERQQGKLQASLGGIREMGGVPDLLFVIDVNKEQLAIAEANKLGIPVVAIVDSNCSPDGIDYIIPGNDDAARAIALYTDLVARAALDGMTAQMGAAGVDLGELEEALVEEVAVEA